One Halichoerus grypus chromosome 1, mHalGry1.hap1.1, whole genome shotgun sequence genomic region harbors:
- the RPL14 gene encoding large ribosomal subunit protein eL14: MVFRRFVEVGRVAYVSFGPHAGKLVAIVDVIDQNRALVDGPCTQVRRQAMPFKCMQLTDFILKFPHSARQKYVRQAWQKADINTKWAATRWAKKIEARERKAKMTDFDRYKVMKAKKMRNRIIKLEVRKLQKAALMKASPKKAPAAKGAAAAAAAKVPAKKMAAVGKKAPAQKVPAPKAAGQKAAPPKAQKGQKAPAQKAPAPKASGKKA; the protein is encoded by the exons ATG GTGTTCAGGCGTTTCGTGGAGGTTGGCCGGGTGGCCTACGTCTCCTTTGGGCCTCATGCTGGGAAGCTGGTCGCAATTGTAGATGTTATTGATCAGAACAGG GCTTTGGTTGATGGACCTTGCACTCAGGTAAGGAGACAGGCTATGCCTTTCAAGTGCATGCAGCTCACTGACTTCATCCTCAAATTCCCTCACAG TGCCCGCCAGAAGTATGTCCGACAAGCCTGGCAGAAGGCAGATATCAATACAAAATGGGCAGCCACAAGATGGGCCAAGAAGATTGAAGCCAGAGAAAGG aaagcCAAGATGACAGATTTTGATCGTTATAAAGTCATGAAGGCAAAGAAAAtg AGGAACAGAATAATCAAGCTTGAAGTTAGGAAGCTACAAAAAGCAGCTCTCATGAAAGCGTCTCCTAAAAAAGCACCTGCTGCTAAGGGTGCAGCTGCAGCAGCTGCTGCAAAGGTTCCAGCCAAAAAGATGGCCGCTGTGGGCAAGAAGGCTCCAGCCCAGAAGGTTCCTGCCCCGAAAGCTGCAGGCCAGAAGGCAGCACCTCCAAAGGCTCAGAAGGGTCAGAAAGCTCCAGCTCAGAAAGCACCTGCTCCAAAGGCATCTGGCAAGAAAGCATAA